One part of the Candidatus Thorarchaeota archaeon genome encodes these proteins:
- a CDS encoding DUF86 domain-containing protein, with translation MKNYRPYLLHILQEIEYIEQASKDLDFDGLISNEHLKRSIVRSLEIIGEASKHLPQSLKTQYDAIEWRKISGMRDKLIHGYFGIDYSIIWDVIHHYIPNLKKTVIRILEKNNTDT, from the coding sequence ATGAAGAACTATAGACCATATCTTCTCCATATACTACAAGAGATCGAGTACATCGAACAGGCATCAAAAGATCTGGACTTTGATGGGTTGATCTCTAATGAACACCTAAAACGTTCGATTGTTCGAAGTCTGGAGATAATTGGAGAAGCATCTAAACATCTACCTCAAAGCCTTAAGACACAGTATGACGCTATTGAATGGCGAAAGATTTCGGGAATGCGGGATAAATTGATTCATGGGTATTTTGGGATAGATTACTCAATTATTTGGGATGTAATACATCATTATATTCCAAATCTAAAGAAAACCGTGATTCGTATTCTGGAAAAAAACAACACCGATACATGA
- a CDS encoding DMT family transporter, with protein MQTGLDIFIGSAAGLLASILYAISVVLYRSQSNDIHPIAVSSIKMWVSVVFMTLLILLPLGLNPFAVPTEAVIILALSIFLGAVVGDTLYLMSQERIGVTYAFPIAMTFPILTFIFTITFLNEPVVPLRIIGAVIAVAGTIVLALEQNQTAEQKKENRSIDVWGILLAVITSVLYALGTTLIQVGLRDYNVDSITANFIRMVFGGAIFIPIFLIAHKQGMAIPSRRVTKLVAIAGFFGMAIGALLYVYAIQYAGAAISSVVASTAPLFAVPISIHYLHEQPTRKTALGVIATVIGVVLVVLVP; from the coding sequence ATGCAGACCGGATTGGATATTTTTATTGGCTCGGCAGCAGGTCTTCTCGCGTCGATCCTATATGCAATATCAGTAGTACTCTATAGGTCTCAGAGCAATGATATCCATCCAATTGCGGTCAGTTCGATCAAGATGTGGGTCTCAGTCGTGTTCATGACCCTGTTAATTCTGCTTCCTCTTGGACTGAATCCTTTTGCTGTACCAACAGAGGCTGTCATTATTCTCGCACTCTCAATATTTTTAGGTGCTGTAGTCGGGGACACACTCTATCTCATGAGTCAGGAGAGAATTGGAGTCACCTATGCATTTCCGATCGCAATGACCTTTCCGATACTCACCTTCATCTTTACTATCACGTTCCTTAACGAACCTGTGGTCCCGTTACGGATCATAGGAGCAGTAATTGCAGTAGCTGGCACTATTGTCTTAGCGCTTGAACAGAATCAGACTGCTGAGCAAAAAAAGGAGAATCGATCAATAGATGTATGGGGAATTCTCCTTGCCGTCATCACTTCCGTTCTCTACGCTCTTGGTACCACGCTTATCCAAGTCGGCCTTCGAGATTACAATGTCGACTCGATCACTGCAAACTTCATTCGAATGGTCTTCGGGGGCGCGATCTTCATACCTATCTTTCTAATAGCGCATAAACAGGGCATGGCTATTCCATCACGCCGTGTGACAAAGCTGGTGGCAATCGCAGGATTTTTCGGAATGGCCATTGGGGCCCTGTTGTATGTCTATGCAATCCAATATGCTGGTGCTGCGATCTCTTCCGTAGTGGCCTCTACTGCTCCTCTGTTTGCAGTTCCGATCTCGATTCACTATCTCCACGAGCAACCAACACGCAAGACTGCGCTTGGAGTTATAGCTACGGTCATTGGTGTTGTGCTGGTCGTGTTGGTCCCATGA
- a CDS encoding nucleotidyltransferase family protein, with product MILKLFEENKQVLQREFGVKKIGVFGSYARGEGTKHSDIDVIVVFEEGQKTFDNYMGLAFFLERLFGKKVDLLTPEGISPYILPYIEKEIVYEEL from the coding sequence ATGATACTAAAATTATTTGAAGAGAACAAACAGGTATTACAGAGAGAATTTGGAGTCAAGAAGATTGGAGTCTTTGGATCATATGCCCGTGGTGAGGGGACCAAACACAGTGATATAGATGTGATTGTTGTGTTTGAGGAGGGACAAAAGACCTTCGATAATTATATGGGTCTTGCATTCTTCCTTGAGCGACTCTTTGGAAAAAAAGTAGATTTGCTAACACCTGAGGGAATCAGCCCGTATATCTTACCGTACATAGAAAAGGAGATAGTGTATGAAGAACTATAG
- a CDS encoding ABC transporter ATP-binding protein: MPVVEVQNYTKSFGSTVAVNNVSFEVREGEVYGILGPNGAGKTTTLKLLMGLLEPDSGTGKIFGMDCIEDPIEVKKLVGYVPEEHMLYDSLTPRELYEFIASIRDLPDIKTNNKIRKMVKALSLDKYFDQMILTLSQGNQQKVLLISALLHSPKLLILDEPFSGLDVKSVRIMKDIIAIHKENGGAVLLSTHIMEVAQGLCDRIGILNNGRLIAEGTLEQLRSQAEQEGATLEQLFLRLTNQEDDVAQGVDALREALSE; the protein is encoded by the coding sequence ATGCCAGTAGTAGAGGTTCAAAACTATACAAAGTCATTTGGTAGCACTGTAGCTGTCAATAATGTGTCTTTTGAAGTTCGTGAGGGAGAAGTATACGGGATCTTAGGTCCCAACGGCGCAGGAAAGACTACGACCCTCAAGTTGCTCATGGGCTTGTTAGAACCCGACTCTGGAACAGGAAAGATCTTTGGCATGGATTGTATAGAAGACCCCATTGAGGTCAAGAAACTGGTGGGATACGTACCAGAGGAACACATGTTATACGATTCGTTAACGCCACGCGAGTTATACGAGTTCATCGCCTCAATTCGTGATCTTCCGGATATCAAGACCAACAACAAGATTCGAAAGATGGTCAAGGCACTCTCTCTTGACAAGTATTTTGATCAGATGATCCTCACGCTCTCTCAGGGGAACCAGCAGAAAGTACTCCTGATCTCAGCACTCCTCCACTCTCCCAAATTATTGATCCTTGACGAGCCGTTCTCAGGGCTTGATGTCAAGAGTGTACGGATCATGAAGGACATCATTGCGATCCACAAGGAAAATGGTGGAGCAGTTCTGCTAAGCACACATATCATGGAGGTCGCACAGGGTCTCTGTGACCGGATTGGGATTTTGAATAATGGGCGGTTGATCGCTGAAGGAACCCTTGAGCAGCTGAGAAGCCAAGCAGAGCAAGAGGGGGCAACCCTTGAACAGTTGTTCCTCCGGCTCACAAATCAGGAAGATGATGTGGCTCAAGGCGTAGATGCACTTAGGGAGGCCCTCTCGGAGTGA